The stretch of DNA AGGCGTTAACGCGCCGCCCGGAGAGGTCTATTTCGCGCATGAAAATCCCAAGGGCGAACTTGGTTTCTACATCAACAGCAAAGGCGGGGGCACGCCGCACCGGTTGAAAATCCGCTCCCCTTCCTTCGTCAACCTGAGCATCCTTTCGCATCTGTTGCCCGGCCATATGGTCAGTGACATCGTCGCGATTTTGGGCTCATTCGATTTTGTTATGGGGGAATGCGACCGCTGAAATCTATGCAGCCGGAGATTCAAATCAATCTACCTAACGAACAGGCGATACCGGACCCGCTCGTGGAACAGCCGGACTTCGCTGTCCCGGCTGCTTTGGCGGCTGAGATTGATGAGATCATCACCCGCTATCCCAAAAAGCGAAGCGCCTCGCTGATGCTGCTGCACGCAATTCAGGAGCGTTTTGGCTTTATTTCGCGGCAGGCGGTGGAATGGATCGCCACAAAATTGGAGCTGCAGCCGATCAATATCTATGAGCTGGTCACTTTTTACCCAATGTTCCACCAGCAACCGGTGGGGCGCCATCACCTGCGAGTCTGCCGTACCTTGAGTTGCGCCCTGGGCGGTTCCTACAGGCTGCACGAACACTTGTGCGCCCGGCTTGGCCTGGACCCCCATGGCCATGGTCCACAAACCACCAAGGACGGCAAGTTCACGGTCGAGTTTGTTGAATGCCTTGCCAGTTGCGGCACCGCCCCGGTGATGATGTGCAATGAGGCGTTTTACGAGGGCGTTTCGGAAAAAAAGGCGGATGAAATCGTGGGGGGGTGCAAGTGAAGAGGAGTTGGCTGCCCGACATGGATTTGAACCATGACAAACAGATCCAGAGTCTGCTGTGCTACCGTTACACCATCGGGCAAACGAGCGCTTCTAAGGTAGGATGTACCCTCCAGGAGTCAAGGCTGGCGGGGCGCTTGAGTCCGGTCTTAAAACCTCGGCGCGCAGACTTCAAGGCTGCTGTCCCGGAGGGACATCCGACAATAGCCCAACGTTTCAACGTTGGGGAGGCGGTGTGGGACCTACTAGTCCCGAAGGGACGGCTGAATCCGAACTCTTTCACCCTCTATTCATCCGTGCCTTCGGGACTAACCGTCGCCCCCGACGTCCATCCAATGCTGAAGCGTTGGGCTATTCCCAACCATCCCTCCGGGATGACTTCTGGGATGACTGAGCTTCCTGCCATGCCAGTTTTCGACTTGAGTCCTTAACCATGCCCCAGGAATATCGCCTCATCCTCAAGTACGCCGATCAGCCGGGTTACACACCGGACATCGAGTGTTATTTGCGCAATGGCGGGTATGAGATTTTGAAAAAGGCCCTGGCGATCCAGCCCAAAACGCTGGCTGATGGCCGAAAAATCAGTGGCCCGGAACAAATCCGAGACGATGTGCGCCTCTCGGGCCTGCGCGGGCGCGGGGGCGCCGGCTTTTCCTGCGGGTTGAAATGGTCGTTTGTTGACCGCAAGAGCGGCAAGCCGATTTACCTCATCTGCAACGCCGACGAGTCGGAACCTGGCACGTTCAAGGACCGGCAGATCCTCTACAAGGACCCGCACCAGATGCTCGAGGGGATGATCATCGCCTGTTACGCCAATGACGTGCATTTGGCATATATTTACATCCGTGGCGAATTCATGGAAGGCGGCAGGATTCTCAATCGCGCCCTCCAAGAAGCTCGCGCGCGCAGTTTTCTAGGCAAGAACATCCTAGGCAGCGGCTATGACCTGGACATCCATCTGCACCGTGGCGCTGGGGCCTACATCTGCGGTGAGGAAACCGGTTTGATCGAATCGCTCGAAGGCAAACGCGCATACCCGCGCATCAAGCCGCCTTATTTCCCCGCCGTGCTGGGCCTTTACATGTGCCCCACCATCGTCAACAACGTCGAGACCCTCTGCACGGTCAAGCACATCATCGCCATGGGCGGGGCGGAATTCGCGAAACTGGGCACGCCCAACAACACGGGCACGCGGATCGTCAGCATCAGCGGACACGTCAAGAAACCGGGTTACTACGAGATCGAGGTGGGCAAAGTCACCCTGGGCGAGCTAATCAATGAGCCGGTGTTCGGTGGCGGTTTGCGTGATGGCCGCAAGCTCAAGGCGGTGATTCCCGGCGGTTCTTCGGCGAAGGTTTTCAAGGCCGGCGAGAAGTTCAAGTTGAAACGCAAGGGACCGGACGGAAAGGATGTTGAAAAGGAATTCGACATGCTGGATTTGCCGTATGATTTCGACTCCTTGATTGGGGCGGGGAGCATGTCCGGTTCGGGCGCGATTATTGTGCTGGACGATTCAACGGATATCGTCGAGGCGCTGGCGAACATCAGCGAGTTCTATGCGCACGAGAGTTGCGGCCAGTGCACGCCCTGCCGCGAAGGCTCGCTTTGGATGGCCAAGGCATTGCACCGCCTCGCACATGGTGAAGGCCGCAAGATAGATGCGGATTACCTGGTCCGAATAGCCGATAATATCCCCGGAGGGCGCACTATTTGCGCCTTTGGCGAGGCCTGTTCCTGGCCTGTGCAGAGTTTTGTGGGTAAGTTCAAGGATGAATTTGTCGCTCGCGGAACGGAGGACGAGGAACGCAGGACTAACCAAAGCAAGCGCGCCGAATCAGCAGTAGAATTGAAAGCGGGCAATACATTGGCAATGAAAGAGATTTGAATGTCCATCGCAACTGCAATTGAACCAAAGCCCACTGCCCCGCCTACGGTTGATAAAATCCGGGTGAAAGTGGACGGCAAAGAAGTCGAGGTGCCTAAGACGACGCCGGACCCTCTTTCGGGCAAGCCGCTGCCGACGACCATGATTCAGGCCTGTGCCGTTGCCCAGGTGGATGTGCCCCACTATTGCTACCATCCCAAACTACATGTCGCCGGCAATTGCCGCATGTGCCTCGTCGAATTTGGCACGCCGGCCATGGGGCCTGACCGCAAACCAATTATCAACCCGGACGGCTCGCCTAAAATCGCCAAATCTCCCCGCCCTGCCATTGCCTGCGCTACCCCTGTCGCGCCAGGCATGGAAATCTATACCAACACACCCGCAGTCAAGCAAATGCGCGAAGCCGTCCTGGAATTCCTGCTGATTAATCATCCGCTGGATTGCCCTATCTGCGATCAGGCCGGGGAGTGCAAGCTCCAGGAATATTCGGTGGATTACGGCAAAGCCCAAAGCCGGTTCGCCGAAACCAAGGTGCACAAACCGAAGCGGGTGGATTTGGGCCCGCGCATTGTACTGGATGATGAGCGCTGCATCCTCTGCACGCGTTGCGTGCGCTTCACGAAGGACATTGTCGGCGATGACGCGCTGGGCATTGTCAATCGCGGCAGCTATAATGTCCTGACGGCTTACCCAGGCCGCAGGTTCGATAACAATTACACCCTCAACACTGTTGATATCTGCCCCGTCGGCGCGCTGACCTCGAAAGATTTCCGCTTCCAGATGCGCGTCTGGTTCCTCAAAGAAACCAAAAACATCTGCACCAGTTGCGCCACCGGCTGCAACATCGTTATCAGCTCGCGCCAGGGCAAAGTCTATCGGTACGAGCCTCGGGAAAACGACGCGGTGAATTCGGCCTGGATGTGCGACTATGGCCGGCTGAATTATAAGTGGATAGGGCGCGAGGACCGGCTCGTTGAGGTGCGTGGGCCGCAGCCCGAACTGCGTGGCTGGACGGCTG from Verrucomicrobiia bacterium encodes:
- a CDS encoding NAD(P)H-dependent oxidoreductase subunit E: MQPEIQINLPNEQAIPDPLVEQPDFAVPAALAAEIDEIITRYPKKRSASLMLLHAIQERFGFISRQAVEWIATKLELQPINIYELVTFYPMFHQQPVGRHHLRVCRTLSCALGGSYRLHEHLCARLGLDPHGHGPQTTKDGKFTVEFVECLASCGTAPVMMCNEAFYEGVSEKKADEIVGGCK
- a CDS encoding molybdopterin-dependent oxidoreductase — its product is MSIATAIEPKPTAPPTVDKIRVKVDGKEVEVPKTTPDPLSGKPLPTTMIQACAVAQVDVPHYCYHPKLHVAGNCRMCLVEFGTPAMGPDRKPIINPDGSPKIAKSPRPAIACATPVAPGMEIYTNTPAVKQMREAVLEFLLINHPLDCPICDQAGECKLQEYSVDYGKAQSRFAETKVHKPKRVDLGPRIVLDDERCILCTRCVRFTKDIVGDDALGIVNRGSYNVLTAYPGRRFDNNYTLNTVDICPVGALTSKDFRFQMRVWFLKETKNICTSCATGCNIVISSRQGKVYRYEPRENDAVNSAWMCDYGRLNYKWIGREDRLVEVRGPQPELRGWTAVLAELSQKVNQAPRGSIAIIGSARQTNEELYLLSKLARKAGALTDSIPRIGEGDKLLLNADRNPNSAGARLTGIAADPMGSNLPKIAEAIRDGRIKTLIVFGEDVTKHGIGADLLARLETLIVSDILPNATTRAAHYLLPGCAAAEKRGTFTNTKGRVQKFMKAVEARGDARPEWEFLHELVFEVTGQGGFVSIEGLFNLMAKEVAAFNGLNWAALGNAGVTINL
- the nuoF gene encoding NADH-quinone oxidoreductase subunit NuoF, translated to MPQEYRLILKYADQPGYTPDIECYLRNGGYEILKKALAIQPKTLADGRKISGPEQIRDDVRLSGLRGRGGAGFSCGLKWSFVDRKSGKPIYLICNADESEPGTFKDRQILYKDPHQMLEGMIIACYANDVHLAYIYIRGEFMEGGRILNRALQEARARSFLGKNILGSGYDLDIHLHRGAGAYICGEETGLIESLEGKRAYPRIKPPYFPAVLGLYMCPTIVNNVETLCTVKHIIAMGGAEFAKLGTPNNTGTRIVSISGHVKKPGYYEIEVGKVTLGELINEPVFGGGLRDGRKLKAVIPGGSSAKVFKAGEKFKLKRKGPDGKDVEKEFDMLDLPYDFDSLIGAGSMSGSGAIIVLDDSTDIVEALANISEFYAHESCGQCTPCREGSLWMAKALHRLAHGEGRKIDADYLVRIADNIPGGRTICAFGEACSWPVQSFVGKFKDEFVARGTEDEERRTNQSKRAESAVELKAGNTLAMKEI